In Asticcacaulis sp. EMRT-3, one DNA window encodes the following:
- a CDS encoding efflux RND transporter permease subunit, giving the protein MLSRLVGTCLKHPRLIAVAAALALVAGGLTLARANYDVFPDFVPPQAEIQTESPGLSAAQVEQLVTRPVEQAVNGAQGVKQVRSTSIQGLSIVQVIFNDGSEPYRARQIVAEALNDVPQTLPNGVGAPTLSPLTSPTMDLLAVGFLSKSEGPQALRDWVQWKLRPRLMAVPGVARAAVYGGEVRRIEVRVDPHALQTFGLSLSDVVAATQAATAISGGGFIDTSEQRILVEPKTQAATTDDIAAAPITAAGAQGLHIGDVAQVVEAPAPDFGDAVIMGKPGVLIVLSSQYGSNTLKVTHEVEKALAEMKPAMASQGIEMVTGLHRPANFIETALAGITEDLLIGAALIAVILFAFMRNIKTVLISFVSIPLSLLVAIMVLDRAGVTINTMTLGGLAVALGVVVDDAVIDVENIVRRLRQNRDMPEGRSEATIGVILKASLEVRSPVIYATLVVALVLVPVVMMHGLQGAFFAPLATAFILATLISLFIAMTVTPALSFLFLEHSQLPPEPKLMTRLKDGHEKLLRRVFARPSTVMIATGLATLAAIMGLFFFRSELMPSFREGHFVLQVAAQPGTSLQVTRRYGESISKEILAIPGISGIEQAIGRAPGSEDTSGTERSEFQLELKPHLSGARQDAIEAKIHEVLDHYPGLQTDVVTFLGDRIGESLTGETANLAINVYGADADTLDHVANQIASVLQDVKGANDVKLTTPPKAPSVHVDINRQAASARGISPKDVLNAVQSAYKGIDATQIYRTDRVINVAVTLPQNLRQSPEAVGELLVRGANGDLARLSDIAKVTLGDSRTQISHIGGQLVETVTANPKPSEVTRVTLAAKATIAAKVKLPPGVYLDYVSVADDLIKARNELLFNTALALVGIVALLVLAFREARAVWLIVASAPFALVGGVAAVALSGGSLSLGALVGFVTLLGVAARNAILLLAHTDQLLAEGHPWSESTVLTATRERVTPILMTALVTALGLLPLALETGQAGREIQGPMAIVILGGLVTSTFLSLILLPSLIWRFRRRAK; this is encoded by the coding sequence ATGCTGTCCCGTCTTGTTGGCACCTGCCTCAAACACCCGCGCTTAATCGCTGTTGCGGCGGCTCTTGCGCTTGTCGCCGGTGGCCTGACGCTGGCCCGTGCCAATTATGACGTCTTCCCTGATTTTGTGCCTCCCCAGGCCGAGATCCAGACCGAATCACCGGGTTTGTCGGCCGCGCAGGTCGAGCAGCTCGTCACACGCCCGGTCGAACAGGCGGTCAATGGGGCGCAGGGCGTCAAGCAGGTTCGCTCAACCTCCATTCAGGGCCTCAGCATCGTTCAGGTTATCTTTAACGACGGATCCGAACCATATCGGGCACGCCAAATCGTTGCTGAGGCGCTCAATGATGTACCCCAGACGCTTCCGAACGGAGTTGGCGCGCCGACCCTGTCGCCGCTGACATCGCCAACCATGGATCTATTAGCCGTTGGGTTTCTCAGTAAGTCGGAGGGGCCGCAGGCCTTGCGCGATTGGGTACAGTGGAAGCTGCGGCCGCGTCTGATGGCCGTACCAGGTGTAGCGCGCGCGGCTGTCTATGGCGGCGAGGTACGACGCATCGAAGTGCGCGTTGATCCACATGCCCTGCAAACTTTTGGCCTCAGTTTGTCAGATGTTGTTGCGGCGACACAAGCTGCAACCGCCATAAGCGGCGGCGGCTTCATAGATACCTCCGAACAACGCATTCTTGTCGAGCCGAAAACGCAGGCCGCGACGACCGATGACATTGCTGCCGCACCGATCACTGCTGCTGGAGCGCAGGGCCTGCACATTGGCGACGTTGCCCAAGTGGTTGAGGCGCCTGCGCCCGATTTCGGCGACGCCGTAATCATGGGTAAGCCCGGGGTGCTGATCGTCCTGTCAAGCCAGTATGGCTCGAACACGCTCAAGGTCACGCACGAAGTCGAAAAAGCGCTTGCCGAGATGAAGCCCGCTATGGCATCGCAGGGTATCGAGATGGTGACGGGTTTACACCGCCCAGCAAACTTCATTGAAACCGCCCTGGCTGGGATTACTGAAGACCTGTTAATTGGTGCTGCTCTGATCGCTGTCATCCTTTTTGCTTTCATGCGCAATATCAAGACTGTACTCATCTCCTTTGTCAGTATTCCTCTTTCATTACTGGTTGCGATTATGGTGCTGGATCGTGCAGGCGTGACGATCAACACCATGACTCTGGGCGGGCTGGCCGTGGCGTTGGGCGTGGTCGTCGATGACGCAGTCATCGACGTCGAGAACATTGTCCGTCGGCTGCGCCAAAATCGCGATATGCCAGAAGGCAGAAGCGAAGCGACAATCGGAGTCATTTTGAAGGCCTCACTGGAAGTGCGTTCACCGGTTATCTATGCGACTCTGGTGGTAGCACTCGTATTGGTGCCGGTCGTCATGATGCATGGCTTGCAGGGAGCGTTTTTTGCCCCCCTGGCGACCGCTTTCATTCTGGCAACGCTGATTTCGTTGTTTATTGCCATGACAGTGACGCCAGCACTCAGCTTCCTCTTTCTGGAGCACAGCCAATTACCGCCGGAACCAAAACTGATGACGCGGCTGAAAGATGGCCACGAAAAGTTGCTGCGTCGTGTTTTTGCACGTCCCAGCACGGTGATGATTGCTACTGGGTTAGCGACTTTGGCGGCGATCATGGGTTTATTTTTCTTCAGAAGCGAGTTGATGCCCTCCTTTAGGGAGGGGCATTTCGTTCTTCAGGTTGCGGCGCAACCGGGAACCTCCCTTCAGGTGACGCGACGCTATGGTGAGTCGATCTCGAAAGAGATCCTTGCCATACCGGGTATCTCAGGGATTGAACAAGCCATCGGTCGGGCGCCTGGTAGCGAAGATACTTCAGGAACCGAGCGTAGTGAGTTTCAACTGGAGCTCAAGCCGCATCTATCAGGCGCGCGGCAAGATGCAATCGAAGCGAAAATTCATGAGGTGCTTGATCACTATCCGGGCCTGCAAACCGATGTCGTCACCTTTCTCGGCGACCGTATTGGCGAATCCCTGACGGGCGAGACGGCCAACCTTGCCATCAATGTATATGGCGCAGACGCGGACACGCTCGACCATGTCGCAAATCAGATCGCTTCAGTTCTGCAAGACGTAAAAGGCGCCAACGATGTCAAACTCACCACACCGCCTAAGGCGCCAAGTGTGCATGTGGATATTAACCGTCAGGCAGCGTCGGCGCGCGGCATATCACCCAAGGATGTGCTAAACGCCGTTCAGAGCGCCTATAAGGGAATCGACGCCACACAGATTTACCGCACTGACCGCGTCATCAATGTGGCCGTCACCCTGCCGCAGAACCTCCGACAAAGCCCCGAGGCGGTAGGAGAACTGCTGGTGCGCGGCGCCAATGGAGATTTGGCACGTCTGTCCGACATCGCAAAGGTCACACTGGGCGACAGTCGCACCCAGATTTCACATATCGGTGGTCAGTTGGTTGAAACCGTCACCGCTAACCCGAAACCAAGCGAAGTCACGCGCGTTACCTTGGCCGCCAAGGCGACCATCGCTGCAAAAGTAAAGCTGCCACCGGGCGTCTATCTCGATTATGTTAGCGTAGCCGATGACTTGATTAAGGCCCGCAACGAGCTATTGTTCAACACCGCGCTGGCTTTAGTTGGCATTGTGGCTTTGCTGGTTCTGGCCTTCCGGGAAGCTAGAGCAGTGTGGCTGATTGTAGCCTCAGCTCCGTTCGCGTTGGTAGGTGGTGTGGCTGCCGTCGCCCTCAGCGGTGGAAGTCTGTCGCTGGGAGCGCTGGTTGGTTTCGTAACCCTGCTGGGCGTAGCAGCGCGCAACGCAATCCTATTGCTGGCGCATACAGATCAACTGTTGGCTGAAGGCCACCCTTGGTCGGAGAGTACTGTATTGACGGCCACACGCGAGCGCGTAACGCCCATTTTGATGACCGCATTAGTAACTGCCCTGGGGCTGCTGCCTCTGGCGCTGGAAACAGGGCAGGCGGGACGCGAAATTCAGGGGCCGATGGCGATTGTTATTCTTGGCGGGCTAGTGACTTCTACGTTTCTAAGTCTAATTCTCTTGCCCAGCCTGATCTGGCGTTTTCGGCGTAGGGCTAAGTGA
- a CDS encoding TolC family protein has product MIDLRLALFCVVGLLGLSACATYSPMQKPLESLGATAPMPSSVPTGNLLSLALSRSPEVAAARAHLASTQAELKAARQMPTITLALSSEYSKAADSARPWLWGMAVDIPFDTNARRGSRITAASVEVMKARATLAEALWQTRQNLREAQVKLASARAIEVAARALLDQRRALEAALQQRMAAGEDAHDGLDTARIATLQTQQTLIQTQGEAQAALSDLAHALDADTSRVYNLPPPQSGNSIDLNDDIVLYARPDIQTAVANYDLSESALRLAVAQQYPDITVSPGYIWERGVVKLPFNLSLNLPPLDGNRANIDAADQARLASGKSLEATVKTALAYVARTHARWESAELLQRQIAVHDVPLANEIARHAEAAASEGEADCITLLQARIAALETNLALAQARATADQARLDLEDARHIPFDPLDARDLTAALMDMTK; this is encoded by the coding sequence ATGATCGATCTAAGATTGGCCCTTTTCTGCGTAGTTGGCCTGTTAGGCCTCAGTGCATGTGCGACCTACTCGCCGATGCAGAAGCCACTCGAAAGCCTTGGTGCCACCGCACCTATGCCGTCATCCGTTCCCACCGGCAATTTGTTGAGTCTAGCCCTGTCGCGCAGTCCGGAAGTTGCTGCAGCACGTGCTCACTTGGCGTCCACCCAAGCCGAGTTAAAGGCGGCAAGACAGATGCCGACAATCACTTTAGCTTTAAGTAGTGAATATTCGAAGGCGGCTGATTCAGCGCGACCATGGCTATGGGGCATGGCCGTTGATATTCCTTTTGATACGAACGCGCGGCGCGGTAGCCGCATTACGGCTGCAAGTGTCGAGGTTATGAAGGCACGGGCCACCCTCGCTGAAGCCTTATGGCAAACGCGCCAGAACTTGCGAGAGGCGCAGGTCAAACTAGCCAGTGCCCGTGCCATTGAAGTAGCGGCCCGCGCCCTTTTGGATCAGCGCCGCGCCCTCGAAGCAGCACTGCAACAACGCATGGCTGCGGGTGAGGATGCGCACGACGGCCTTGATACCGCCCGGATCGCTACACTACAGACACAGCAAACACTGATTCAGACGCAAGGTGAGGCACAGGCCGCTCTCAGTGATCTTGCCCATGCGCTCGACGCGGATACATCCAGAGTGTACAACTTGCCACCTCCCCAATCTGGGAACTCCATAGACCTGAATGACGATATAGTCCTTTATGCGCGTCCGGATATCCAGACCGCAGTGGCTAATTATGACCTGTCTGAAAGTGCGCTGCGCCTGGCCGTGGCGCAGCAGTATCCGGATATCACTGTTTCACCGGGATATATCTGGGAGCGCGGCGTGGTGAAGTTGCCATTCAATTTGTCGCTTAACTTGCCCCCGCTTGATGGCAACCGGGCCAACATCGACGCAGCCGATCAGGCGCGATTGGCGTCAGGGAAGTCGCTGGAAGCCACCGTGAAGACGGCTCTGGCTTATGTCGCTCGCACCCATGCGCGATGGGAAAGCGCTGAATTGCTACAGCGCCAGATTGCTGTTCATGATGTACCGCTCGCCAACGAGATTGCGAGGCATGCCGAAGCCGCTGCGAGTGAAGGTGAAGCCGACTGCATCACGCTGTTACAGGCGCGTATAGCGGCGCTGGAAACCAACCTTGCCCTTGCGCAGGCGCGAGCCACGGCGGATCAGGCAAGGCTTGATCTGGAAGATGCGCGACATATTCCATTTGATCCGCTTGATGCGCGTGATTTGACCGCTGCTTTGATGGATATGACTAAATGA
- a CDS encoding DUF2127 domain-containing protein, translated as MNEIRIRQIFNISLILKGIHALVECAGGIVLAVVSTKAIALFVNNITQEELVEDPKDFVATHLLAIAHNFSINTKTFYAIYLFAHGIVNLALVVGLFKGKLWSYPASLIILMLLIAYQLYRYSYTHGLGLILLTIFDILIVVIIWHEYRLARRHMPTQ; from the coding sequence ATGAACGAAATTCGAATACGTCAAATATTTAATATCAGTCTTATTTTGAAAGGCATTCATGCGTTGGTTGAGTGCGCCGGTGGTATTGTGCTGGCCGTCGTCAGCACGAAAGCCATCGCGCTTTTTGTGAACAACATTACTCAAGAGGAATTGGTCGAAGATCCAAAAGACTTCGTCGCCACGCATCTGCTCGCCATTGCGCACAATTTTTCCATAAATACGAAAACTTTTTATGCTATCTACCTTTTCGCACATGGTATTGTAAATCTGGCTCTGGTCGTTGGCCTGTTTAAAGGCAAGCTTTGGTCATATCCTGCCTCTTTGATCATTCTTATGCTTCTGATTGCATATCAGCTCTACCGATACTCCTACACCCATGGTCTGGGCCTGATCCTGCTTACAATTTTCGATATCCTCATTGTAGTGATCATCTGGCATGAATACAGGCTCGCGCGCCGTCATATGCCAACCCAATAG